One region of Fragaria vesca subsp. vesca linkage group LG4, FraVesHawaii_1.0, whole genome shotgun sequence genomic DNA includes:
- the LOC101310893 gene encoding probable receptor-like serine/threonine-protein kinase At5g57670-like has translation MKFSEKHVDFWDGRGFSSLSLRKCLILCRGWGKIRLEMELDLRWGVKLRSTSVHVAECSALKDGRSHVPWRRKSLVREIATDAESFSCIFIDHVIEEANFLANALAHEHSLATPKIWVNAIPNSCPFAFNLDKLSLGHYRVPAKILIGISSDSDESKQLLSRAISVLAHPNDNIVAIHVLVGEEKRKCKSVTKFQSQLRRAKAYVISLLGEFASSCQSKQVNLEARVIFCSSIEKGLIEEAKSIFADYVLLCSSRNQSNRVPSITRYCLKHAPAGCTLFLLGKSTKPQQKSDSHSEDSKESHQSIPWWTKNTIQSGRTTSSSENHGIEETKKEITSPRAVLDEFEVESQSTDDTASYVDSTVTESPSLAPKFMSQTNIKKQGLSPCKFITSFFGSPFRKTNDNLSNDQRRLPSLKCFSHKEIMNSTNSFHPENLVGRGGYSEVYRGNLSNGQAIAVKMLAKDNNNANKEKEFLMELGVILHVSHPNTAKLVGCCIENGLYLIFNFTENGTLASALHGKSCESLPWSIRYKIVFGVAKGLHYLHKCCKHRIIHRDIKASNVLLGPDYEPQITDFGLAKWLPNKWTHHAVIPVEGTFGYLAPEYFMHGIVDEKTDVFAFGVLLLEIVTGRKPVDSSKKNLLLWALPHMESGDIAKIADPKLEANYDAEQLHRVVLAASYCVRQTSLWRPSMSEVLELLNNGQKSESARTSIPKFSSDELDDYSMVYGYSIPEDIDLEDYL, from the exons CGTAGTACTTCTGTTCATGTGGCTGAATGTTCGGCGTTAAAGGATG GAAGATCTCATGTCCCCTGGCGAAGAAAGTCTCTTGTTAGAGAAATTGCTACTGATGCGGAGTCTTTTTCCTGCATCTTCATCGACCATGTTATCGAAGAAGCCAATTTTCTTGCAAATGCTTTGGCTCATGAGCACTCCTTGGCGACTCCGAAGATTTGGGTTAATGCCATCCCTAATTCTTGTCCGTTTGCTTTTAATTTGGATAAGCTTAGTCTTGGTCACTATCGTG TCCCCGCTAAGATACTTATAGGCATCTCTTCAGACTCGGATGAAAGCAAACAGTTGCTGTCACGAGCAATTAGTGTTCTGGCTCATCCGAATGACAACATTGTTGCCATTCATGTTCTTG TTGGCGAGGAGAAGAGGAAATGCAAATCCGTCACGAAGTTTCAATCCCAACTTCGTCGAGCAAAAGCATATGTTATATCTTTGCTTGGAGAATTTGCCAGCAGTTGCCAATCTAAGCAG GTAAATCTGGAAGCTAGAGTAATTTTCTGCTCTAGTATTGAAAAAGGTCTTATTGAGGAAGCAAAATCCATATTTGCAGACTATGTTCTTCTTTGTAGCTCAAGAAACCAATCAAACAG AGTTCCATCCATCACAAGATACTGCTTAAAACATGCCCCGGCCGGTTGCACATTGTTCTTATTGGGAAAATCTACCAAGCCTCAACAAAAGTCAGATTCGCATTCTGAAGACTCAAAAG AAAGCCATCAATCAATTCCATGGTGGACTAAAAATACAATTCAGAGTGGCAGAACTACATCCTCTTCTGAAAATCATGGTATCGAAGAAACGAAGAAAGAAATCACTTCACCAAGAGCTGTTTTAGATGAATTTGAAGTAGAATCTCAGAGCACAGATGATACTGCCAGCTATGTTGACTCGACTGTCACAGAGTCCCCCTCTCTGGCTCCCAAGTTTATGAGCCAAACCAACATAAAGAAGCAAGGATTATCACCATGCAAATTCATCACTTCTTTTTTTGGTTCACCATTTAGAAAAACAAATGACAATTTATCCAATGACCAAAGGAGGTTACCTTCACTGAAGTGCTTCAGCCACAAGGAGATCATGAATTCTACAAACAGCTTCCACCCAG AAAATCTGGTAGGTCGAGGTGGGTATTCTGAAGTATATAGGGGTAATCTTTCCAATGGGCAAGCCATTGCTGTCAAAATGTTGGCCAAGGACAACAACAATGCTAACAAGGAAAAAGAGTTTCTAATGGAACTGGGAGTAATTTTACATGTCAGCCACCCTAATACAGCCAAATTAGTTGGTTGCTGCATTGAAAATGGACTTTACCTCATTTTCAACTTCACTGAAAATGGAACTTTGGCATCTGCACTACATG GTAAATCATGTGAATCACTTCCGTGGTCCATAAGATACAAAATTGTCTTTGGAGTTGCAAAGGGTCTGCATTATCTGCATAAATGCTGTAAGCACCGGATAATACATCGTGACATAAAAGCCTCAAACGTCCTTCTTGGGCCAGATTATGAACCACAG ATTACCGATTTTGGACTAGCAAAGTGGCTTCCTAACAAATGGACTCACCATGCTGTGATTCCAGTAGAGGGTACATTTGGATACTTAGCGCCAGAGTACTTCATGCATGGAATTGTAGATGAAAAAACAGATGTTTTTGCATTTGGGGTTCTTCTTTTGGAGATAGTAACTGGCCGAAAGCCTGTGGATTCATCTAAGAAAAACCTTCTACTTTGG GCATTGCCGCACATGGAATCCGGGGACATAGCCAAAATAGCTGATCCAAAACTGGAAGCAAATTATGATGCAGAACAACTGCATAGAGTAGTCCTTGCTGCCTCATACTGTGTGAGACAAACGTCGTTATGGCGTCCATCAATGAGTGAG GTGTTGGAGCTTCTAAACAATGGCCAAAAGTCTGAGAGTGCTAGGACCTCAATTCCGAAGTTCTCCTCAGATGAATTGGATGATTACTCCATGGTTTATGGGTATAGTATTCCGGAAGACATTGATTTGGAGGACTACTTATGA